A stretch of the bacterium genome encodes the following:
- a CDS encoding nucleoside-diphosphate kinase, which translates to MEKVVVIIKPDGVKRALVGEIIGRLEKVGLKIVAIKMLLPGRELVEKHYPDNRTEFLKGMGEKTLKIYADFGKDPKDVFGTVDPLEIGRKINTWNADFFTSGPVVAMLLSGRHAVENARTVGGATMPMAAIPGTIRGDFASDSAAYANPEKRAVQNLVHISGSAQEAEYEEDIWFKEEEKNSYKRADEGLV; encoded by the coding sequence GTGGAAAAAGTTGTTGTCATTATCAAACCAGATGGAGTCAAAAGAGCCCTAGTGGGTGAAATTATTGGCCGACTTGAAAAAGTTGGCCTGAAGATAGTTGCGATCAAGATGCTTTTGCCGGGTCGCGAGTTAGTAGAGAAGCATTATCCAGACAACCGAACTGAATTTTTGAAGGGAATGGGGGAGAAGACTCTCAAAATTTACGCTGATTTCGGCAAAGACCCGAAAGATGTTTTTGGCACAGTTGATCCTCTAGAAATCGGGAGAAAAATTAACACTTGGAATGCCGATTTCTTTACTTCTGGGCCAGTGGTGGCGATGCTGCTTTCGGGTCGTCATGCGGTCGAGAACGCACGAACCGTTGGTGGGGCGACGATGCCGATGGCCGCTATTCCGGGAACCATTAGAGGCGATTTTGCTAGTGATTCAGCTGCCTATGCCAACCCAGAAAAAAGAGCAGTCCAAAACTTAGTTCATATCTCTGGTTCAGCGCAAGAAGCAGAGTATGAGGAAGACATTTGGTTCAAAGAAGAGGAAAAAAACTCTTACAAAAGGGCCGATGAAGGCTTAGTTTAG
- a CDS encoding prepilin-type N-terminal cleavage/methylation domain-containing protein encodes MLPKSKSNKSAGFTSRLAKQSLTQSGFTLIELLIVVAIIAILISLGAASYTTAQRKGRDTQRITDLKVIQAELAKYYADGNQYPANDPADTTGGTRFNCVSGNVTWSNSTQVNAFSCTPISGGTSKTYLSDMPKDPLARNSWPTYCYKSASANQTFTLYARLEIAPASGDVHYQDPSVTICGTTGYNYKVDPTN; translated from the coding sequence ATGCTGCCAAAAAGTAAGTCAAATAAATCCGCAGGGTTTACTTCGCGATTAGCGAAGCAGTCGCTGACGCAGTCAGGGTTTACTCTAATAGAGCTTCTGATCGTAGTTGCGATCATTGCTATTTTGATTTCTCTTGGTGCAGCCTCTTACACAACTGCTCAGAGAAAAGGCCGCGATACTCAGAGAATTACAGATTTAAAGGTGATTCAAGCTGAACTAGCGAAATATTATGCCGACGGAAACCAGTACCCGGCTAACGACCCTGCGGATACCACCGGGGGAACTAGATTTAATTGTGTAAGTGGTAATGTAACTTGGAGCAACAGTACACAAGTTAATGCTTTCAGTTGTACTCCGATAAGTGGCGGGACGAGTAAAACTTACCTCTCGGACATGCCAAAGGATCCGCTGGCGAGGAATTCTTGGCCAACCTATTGCTACAAAAGTGCTAGTGCCAATCAAACCTTTACTCTCTACGCACGTCTCGAAATCGCCCCAGCAAGCGGTGATGTCCACTATCAGGATCCAAGTGTAACTATCTGTGGAACAACCGGTTATAATTACAAGGTCGACCCAACTAACTAA